The following are encoded in a window of Cryptococcus neoformans var. neoformans B-3501A chromosome 13, whole genome shotgun sequence genomic DNA:
- a CDS encoding hypothetical protein (HMMPfam hit to Pkinase, Protein kinase domain, score: 164.5, E(): 2.1e-46; HMMPfam hit to RWD, RWD domain, score: 67.6, E(): 3.3e-17), translated as MPEANKALQEEELESLRAIYPDEWHDIPPTKTAWGTEVDAGWWEVKICAMEDERVNVILKGKMVQAYPHQVPPLLLREPEYLTANHVQQLHKIIQDKARSKVGEVMIFELIDTVRDFISENHAPLPSPGDVNLMEEKARREEAQRAAEEASRATEAERKKKELDKNNRYLHDQIQLNTIKKKETANNAKYLEEERRRQESLAMLDIGDLDKRELELDEAIAIDGWEGTWKSWILFGGKRETLWTTYSAEPDRKHNFSQRSDTISFVRASSPNVTVHIVDFANPYYSTPLGIKRIEACTVEALRAQGTMSEHVVKVYAVKREKSPKGWERLILVTEGLSDSMKLRSWIPKEGFGEDLSKDLVSCINETVAKSLAGTGYARRIVDLHRSNPFIKNVIQTVPEEWPRDMWHVGLLLIQMLFGPDTLRTYHSFPTLLQHGLLHPNPKKRLTADESLAKLRSFDDVTRRAVRISSALLGVSPVNRSLFNFLPNTPQPLTPRLSRYRADFEEVEFLGKGGFGEVVKARNKLDGRFYAIKKVKLRPEDNEQKVYREVNNLSRVNHQHIVRYYGCWLEDANPPDLTPTLEDSVHTASTAGTGATCSTEEDIFAVNFDDFSLSRRDQSRSASFPRIRFTNSNGDDDDDSDEDDSSEEDDTESDTESDSSAATADPSEPRGRSQPQSSLFQQRPQAQSQRQSIPGKPSASTSVMTSSTSDGMVRRILYIQMEFVEKQTLREAITAGLTDDEVWRLLRQVLSALAHMASLGIVHRDLKPSNILLDGDGNVKIADFGLSTSEMTAIETASGPIASTIDNIDQTSNIGTSLYIAPEVAISRSYNEKADMYSLGIIFFEMCYPFKTTMERVHILTAVRQPTHDPAARFKATELLRSPLLPTPEKRKEDYDAVIFELTDPKSSHYNTLLDTLFDRTSHNIVDVNHRLVDYTYDNDSDDQLQVWLTVVIQRLVDLFQRHGAVETYLPLLIPETTLLDAFPNLDPVRLIEKSGQVVQLPSSDVLAMGRSATRRQIERIKRYHVGRKYTEHQLGGQPVISGLLSFDIVSPIRSAAAEAECLEVVDKVISEFRGMRGTSSVEYEFHVSHETVLDAILDIIPDRPDKPRLKVLEQFRNLGASNSANPSAQSRNLLSNVTGLSRILMDELEQCCIAGDFEVVRKRLESIFTSTSAKRKLDTALDDMANVINSARACGVARKILFRPTLAKHSEFFRGGFMFECVRKGKQKDVVAYGGRYDSLLEHFKQPVMHSQSRRVFGVGMSIAVDQLARIVSRYESSLSRRLMEKPNEDERSFGYWSPARCDVYVASFPQVDLAHRLQIIGELWRAGIRADFQYDDGRSLEEVTQECQDQNILYLVIPKASRSTIKIRSILRRSEVEVISDQRRIDASYASAEGSIPSAQAAALSVEPKQAEVEIKLILPPEPISAKGTKGRPVRKHRHGTKSVYYDKASDFATQTQSTLPVLGIDLPPLLICQLTLDTTWITDDEAWRSLLNKEGVHPGDRRYMESIREGVQQMKTGGGGNGGGGGGSGSGGGGVGGVGIIGRENGWMWLFCVRDNKVDPVL; from the exons ATGCCTGAGGCTAACAAAGCCCtccaagaggaagagcttgagagCTTGAGAGCTATCTACCCG GACGAATGGCATGATATACCACCTACTAAAACAGCTTGGGGGACAGAGGTCGATGCGGGATGGTGGGAGGTCAAGATCTGTgcgatggaggatgagagagtTAATGTGATCTtaaaaggaaagatggtTCAG GCATACCCTCACCAAGTTCCCCCTTTGCTGCTTCGAGAACCTGAATATTTGACAGCAAATCATGTGCAGCAACTGCACAAAATCATACAGGACAAGGCGAGGTCCAAAGTAGGAGAGGTCATGATTTTTGAG CTTATTGATACAGTGCGAGACTTCATTTCGGAAAACCACGCGCCATTGCCTAGCCCTGGGGATGTGAATCttatggaggagaaagcaAGACGTGAAGAAGCTCAACGAGCT gcagaggaagcCAGTCGAGCCACAGAAGCAGAACGTAAGAAAAAAGAATTGGACAAGAACAATCGATACTTGCATGACCAGATCCAACTCAAcaccatcaagaagaaggaaaccGCAAACAATGCCAAAtatcttgaagaagagcgcCGCAGGCAAGAGTCTCTTGCCATGTTGGACATTGGTGATCTAGACAAGAGGGAGTTAGAGTTGGATGAAGCGATTGCAATCGATGGATGGGAGGGTACTTGGAAATCTTGGATATTATTTggcgggaagagggaaacCCTCTGGACGACATATAGTGCGGAGCCCGATCGCAAACATAATTTCAGCCAACGATCCGACACAATTTCCTTTGTCAGAGCATCTTCACCCAACGTCACCGTTCACATTGTCGACTTTGCCAACCCATACTATTCAACCCCCCTCGGCATCAAACGAATCGAAGCTTGTACTGTTGAGGCTTTGAGAGCTCAAGGGACGATGTCGGAGCATGTAGTGAAGGTTTATGCGGtcaagagagagaagagtcCAAAGGGATGGGAGAGATTGATATTGGTAACTGAAGGATTGAGTGATAGTATGAAGTTGAGAAGCTGGATACCGAAGGAAGGTTTTGGAGAGGACCTTTCTAAA GACTTAGTCAGCTGCATCAACGAAACAGTTGCCAAAAGC CTCGCAGGGACAGGTTATGCTCGGCGTATCGTCGATTTGCATCGCTCAAACCCGTTTATCAAGAATGTAATTCAAACCGTTCCCGAAGAGTG GCCAAGAGATATGTGGCATGTGGGGTTGTTATTGATTCAGATGCTCTTTGGACCTGACACTCTGCGGACGTACCACAGTTTCCCTACCCTACTTCAGCACG GCCTACTCCATCCCAatccgaagaagaggttgacAGCCGACGAGAGCCTTGCCAAGTTAAGGTCATTCGACGACGTCACTCGTCGGGCAGTCCGAATAAGTAGTG CCTTATTGGGCGTATCTCCCGTCAACAGAAGCCTCTTTAACTTCCTGCCAAATACCCCCCAGCCATTGACACCCAGGTTATCTAGGTACAGAGCGGATtttgaggaggtggagtTTCTG GGTAAAGGTGGGTTCGGGGAAGTGGTAAAAGCGAGGAATAAGCTGGATGGGAGGTTCTACGCCATCA AAAAAGTCAAGCTTCGACCTGAAGATAATGAGCAGAAGGTTTATCGTGAAGTTAACAACCTGTCTCGTGTGAATCACCAGCACATCGTTCGATACTACGGCTGCTGGCTAGAAGATGCCAATCCTCCCGACCTCACTCCGACTTTGGAAGATTCTGTACACACAGCTTCAACTGCAGGGACAGGAGCTACCTGTTcaacagaagaagacatcTTCGCAGTCAACTTTGATGACTTTTCATTGTCCAGAAGAGATCAGTCGAGAAGCGCCTCTTTCCCAAGAATCCGATTTACCAACTCgaatggagatgatgatgacgattcggacgaagatgattcgagtgaggaggatgacACCGAGTCGGATACTGAATCAGACTCAAGTGCTGCAACGGCCGATCCCTCGGAACCTCGTGGGCGATCTCAACCCCagtcttctctcttccaacaaAGGCCTCAAGCACAATCTCAACGTCAGAGTATTCCCGGCAAACCGTCGGCTTCAACATCGGTGATGACGAGCTCCACTTCGGATGGAATGGTCAGGAGGATCTTGTATATTCAAATGGAGTTTGTTGAGAAA CAAACTCTAAGAGAAGCAATCACTGCCGGCTTGACAGACGATGAGGTTTGGAGGTTGTTGAGGCAGGTTTTGTCGGCTCTAGCCCACATGGCGTCGTTGGGTATCGTGCATCGAG ATTTAAAGCCCTCCAATATCTTATTAG ATGGAGATGGTAACGTCAAGATCGCCGATTTTGGTCTTTCT ACGTCTGAGATGACTGCTATTGAAACCGCCTCCGGGCCAATCGCCTCCACAATTGACAACATAGATCAGACTTCCAATATCGGTACTAGCCTGTACATTGCACCGGAAGTTGCGATTTCGCGATCATACAATGAGAAG GCGGACATGTACTCACTCGgtatcatcttctttgagATGTGCTACCCCTTCAAGACGACTATGGAACGTGTCCACATCCTCACCGCCGTGCGGCAACCAA CGCACGATCCAGCGGCGAGGTTCAAAGCGACTGAATTATTGAGGAGTCCATTGTTACCTACGCCtgaaaaaaggaaggaggattACGATGCGGTTATCTTTG AACTTACTGACCCTAAATCATCCCATTACAACACCCTCCTTGATACTCTTTTCGACCGTACTTCTCACAATATTGTCGATGTGAACCATCGCTTGGTTGACTATACCTATGACAACGATTCTGATGATCAGCTTCAAGTCTGGCTGACCGTTGTCATACAGCGTCTTGTTGACCTCTTCCAGCGACATGGTGCTGTCGAAACCTATCTGCCTCTGCTCATCCCCGAGACGACACTGCTTGATGCTTTTCCTAATTTGGATCCAGTCAGATTGATAGAAAAGAGCGGACAGGTAGTGCAGTTACCAAGCAGTGATGTCCTTGCTATGGGACGAAGTGCCACAAGGAGGCAGATAGAAAGAATCAAGAGATACCACGTAGGAAGGAAGTACACAGAGCACCAACTTGGTGGTCAGCCGGTGATCTCAGGACTACTCAG TTTTGATATTGTGTCACCTATCCGTTCTGCAGCGGCGGAAGCAGAATGCCTTGAGGTGGTGGACAAAGTCATTTCGGAATTCCGTGGTATGCGAGGGACATCTTCAGTGGAGTACGAGTTCCATGTCAGCCATGAAACAG TGCTCGACGCTATTCTAGACATAATACCAGACCGTCCAGATAAACCTCGATTGAAAGTCTTAGAGCAATTCAGAAACCTTGGTGCTAGTAACAGCGCAAACCCTTCTGCACAGTCGAGGAATCTGTTGAGCAATGTTACCGGTCTATCGAGGATATTAATGGATGAGTTGGAGCAGTGTTGCATAGCAG GTGATTTCGAAGTAGTTCGCAAGAGATTAGAAAGCATCTTCACTTCAACTAGTGCTAAGAGAAAACTAGATACTGCTCTAGATGATATGGCCAACGTTATCAATTCTGCTAGAGCATGCGGAgtggcgaggaagattCTTTTCCGGCCAACTCTTGCAAAGCACAGCGAGTTCTTCCGCGGAGGGTTTATGTTTGAGTGCgtgaggaaagggaagcaaAAGGATGTTGTAGCATACGGAGGACG ATACGACTCTTTATTGGAACATTTCAAACAGCCTGTAATGCACTCCCAATCAAGGAGAGTATTTGGTGTGGGGATGTCCATTGCTGTCGA TCAACTTGCTCGCATCGTATCTCGATATGagtcttctctttctcgacGCTTAATGGAAAAGCCCAACGAAGACGAACGTTCGTTCGGTTACTGGAGTCCAGCC CGATGTGACGTCTACGTGGCATCTTTCCCTCAGGTCGACCTTGCACACCGACTTCAAATTATTGGCGAGCTCTGGCGAGCGGGCATCAGAGCGGATTTCCAGTATGACGATGGAAGAAGTTTGGAAGAGGTCACACAGGAGTGCCAGGACCAGAACATCCT ATATTTGGTCATTCCCAAAGCAAGCCGATCCACTATTAAGATAAGGAGTATCCTGCGACGCTCGGAAGTGGAAG TTATTTCTGATCAGCGACGGATCGATGCGTCCTACGCCTCGGCTGAAGGTTCCATTCCTTCCGCTCAAGCCGCAGCCTTGTCGGTAGAACCCAAGCAGGCTGAAGTGGAGATCAAGCTGATATTGCCGCCCGAACCCATAAGTGCGAAGGGGACGAAGGGCAGGCCAGTTAGGAAACATCGTCATGGTACGAAG TCCGTCTACTATGATAAAG CATCTGATTTTGCAACCCAAACACAATCTACTTTACCAGTGCTCGGCATtgaccttcctcctctgctgATTTGCCAACTTACCCTCGACACGACGTGGATCACAGACGACGAAGCCTGGCGCAGCTTGCTCAACAAAGAAGGGGTCCATCCGGGAGATAGACGGTATATGGAGAGTATAAGAGAAGGTGTGCAGCAGATGAAGACCGGCGGAGGTGGGAAtgggggtggtggagggggtAGTGGAAGCGGAGGTGGTGGGGTCGGTGGAGTAGGAATCATTGGAAGGGAAAATGGATGGATGTGGCTGTTTTGTGTGAGGGATAACAAGGTAGACCCTGTTCTGTGA
- a CDS encoding hypothetical protein (Similar to gi|46101008|gb|EAK86241.1| hypothetical protein UM04786.1 [Ustilago maydis 521], FASTA scores: opt: 2253, E(): 9.8e-126, (46.284% identity (72.154% similar) in 1063 aa overlap (5-986:3-1032)); HMMPfam hit to PC_rep, Proteasome/cyclosome repeat, score: 184.8, E(): 1.7e-52) produces MPVPAVTTSAAGSLTLLEDPDKDVRVYALNHLLSIVGQFWAEMSDKLPYLELLADPLSKELAPENRPFAALLISKIYFYMGFQDEAVEFALKAGVAFEKESEGEYRETIIAGCLDQAIDKTQKGEDIPADLQSIVDSVLRSSSGENAKLAMGLALSLRRLDLIEMIYLSSRGPSQASSSKSERVVHDENLLRYVLAEVVSGTSGNEAWPEDFRANLFSLLRRLFHLNPNPDWNSITTVWAQSSDVESTVESLVKLLEVDDNLTVYQIAFDLTEVASQAFIDEVREKLGETKWAAPVDGSEDDVRVVLNNILRGDTSAELFLNFLSRNNKTDMSILKVTKETLEDRYSIYHSAITFTNAFAHCGTTSDKFLRENLDWLGRASNWAKFSTTAALGLIHRGSWVNGNRVVKPYLPGGAAPNKYSEGGALFALGLIYAGRVEFAEEELKKGLAEGNDPLVQHGAALGMGVSALASADDEIYDEIRPILFQDDAVAGEAAGYAMGLVMLGTASERALEEMLSYARETQHEKIIRGLAMGIAFLMYGQREAANPVIQRLTEDKDAILRYGGMYTIALAFAGTGNNKAVKKLLHVAVSDVNDDVRRAAVTALGFVLFRNHTTVPRVVQLLAESYNPHVRYGATLALGISCAATGLESAIELLEPMTKDPVDYVRQGAYISLAMILIQQSEAACPKSITIRELFAKVVADKHEDPMARFGASLAQGIIDAGGRNLTLALSTRAGTLNQNAVVGMALFVQFWYWFPLAHGLGLAFTPTAVIAIDGKMKVPQLELECHARPSLYAYPATEKKVEEKKKDKQKAAVLSTTARAKARERVKKAEAGEVMETDDKAEESGKGKDAAPTPKKSKPSEPSSFKIPNMSRVTPSQLAYVTFPTSGRYTPVRPLDHSPLSGSNINGKPSTLASGASASGSIVVLRDEKPEEPAEYIELSKELWPGWLPANPEAAAAILAQATAEGSGGAPGSGVTGQAQQQQQEPEEEAEAPPAFEYPFEDE; encoded by the exons ATGCCAGTCCCAGCAGTAACGACGTCAGCAGCAGGAtccctcaccctccttgAAGATCCCGACAAGGATGTCAGGGTCTACGCCCTCAAccaccttctctccatcgTTGGCCAGTTCTGGGCAGAAATGTCGGACAAGCTTCCTTATCT GGAATTGTTGGCCGACCCTCTTTCCAAAGAACTTGCCCCGGAGAACCGACCGTTTGCCGcactcctcatctccaagaTTTACTTTTACATGGGTTTCCAAGATGAAGCTGTAGAGTTTGCATTGAAGGCTGGGGTAGCATTTGAGAAGGAATCTGAAGGAGAGTACAGGGAAACGATCATCG CTGGATGCTTGGATCAGGCGATTGACAAAACGcaaaaaggagaggatATCCCAGCGGATCTGCAGAGCATTGTTGACTCTGTTCTCCGAAGCAGCTCTGGGGAGAATGCAAAGCTC GCAATGGGTTTGGCGCTCTCCCTTCGGCGGCTCGACCTTATCGAGATGATCTATCTTAGTTCTAGAGGGCCATCTCaagcatcttcatcgaaGTCTGAGCGAGTCGTGCATGATGAGAATTTGTTGCGATATGTCCTTGCAGAGGTTGTCTCAGGTACTAGCGGGAATGAGGCTTGGCCGGAAGATTTCCGTGCCAAT TTGTTCAGCCTCCTTCGCCGATTATTCCATCTCAACCCCAACCCCGATTGGAATTCTATAACTACCGTTTGGGCTCAAAGCTCAGACGTTGAATCAACAGTAGAATCCCTCGTCAAGCTTCTCGAGGTTGACGACAACTTGACGGTGTACCAAATTGCGTTTGACCTCACCGAAGTGGCATCTCAAGCGTTTATCGACGAGGTGCGGGAAAAGTTGGGAGAGACCAAATGGGCTGCGCCTGTCGACGGCTCT GAGGACGATGTCCGGGTAGTCTTAAATAACATTCTTCGAGGCGACACCAGCGCCGAACTGTTCCTCAATTTCCTCAGTAGGAACAACAAGACCGACATGTCAATACTTAAAGTCACCAAGGAAACTCTTGAAGATCGATATTCCATCTATCACTCCGCCATCACCTTCACCAACGCTTTTGCCCACTGCGGCACCACATCGGACAAGTTCCTTCGTGAGAACCTCGACTGGCTCGGCCGAGCTTCCAACTGGGCCAAGTTCTCCACAACTGCCGCTTTGGGTCTCATTCACCGTGGAAGCTGGGTCAACGGTAACCGCGTCGTAAAGCCCTACCTTCCCGGAGGTGCTGCTCCCAACAAGTACAGTGAAGGAGGTGCCCTCTTCGCGCTTGGTCTCATCTATGCCGGTCGTGTCGAGTTTGCTGAGGAAGAGCTCAAGAAGGGTTTGGCCGAAGGTAACGACCCTCTCGTCCAACACGGTGCTGCTCTTGGTATGGGCGTTAGCGCATTGGCTTCTGCCGACGATGAAATTTACGACGAGATTCGAccaatcctcttccaagaTGATGCTGTCGCGGGCGAGGCCGCAGGTTATGCCATGGGTCTTGTGATGCTCGGTACAGCGTCAGAGAGAgctttggaggagatgTTATCTTACGCGAGGGAAACACAGCATGAGAAGATTATCCGGGGTTTGGCTATGGGTATCGCGTTCTTGATGTACGGTCAGAGGGAGGCAGCGAACCCTGTGATCCAGAGGTTGACGGAGGACAAG GATGCCATCCTCCGATATGGCGGTATGTACACCATCGCCCTCGCCTTTGCGGGTACGGGTAACAACAAGGCTGTCAAGAAGCTTCTCCATGTCGCTGTCTCTGATGTCAATGACGATGTTCGACGGGCTGCTGTCACCGCTCTTGGTTTTGTACTCTTCAGAAACCACACTACAGTGCCTAGGGTTGTGCAGCTGTTGGCCGAGAGCTATAACCCCCATGTGAGGTATGGTGCGACGCTTGCTTTGGGTATCTCGTGTGCTGCTACTGGTCTTGAG TCTGCCATTGAGCTCCTTGAACCCATGACCAAAGACCCTGTTGACTATGTCCGTCAAGGTGCTTACATCTCCCTTGCCATGATTCTCATCCAACAATCCGAAGCCGCATGCCCCAAGTCTATCACCATTCGAGAACTTTTTGCCAAGGTCGTCGCCGACAAACACGAAGATCCCATGGCTCGATTCGGTGCTTCTCTCGCCCAGGGTATCATTGATGCCGGTGGTCGCAACCTGACCCTAGCCCTCTCTACACGAGCTGGTACTTTGAACCAGAACGCTGTTGTCGGTATGGCGCTTTTTGTTCAGTTCTGGTACTGGTTCCCTCTCGCCCACGGTTTGGGTCTTGCTTTCACCCCTACAGCAGTGATTGCTATCGATGGCAAGATGAAGGTTCCACAACTGGAGCTTGAATGCCACGCCCGCCCGAGCTTGTATGCTTATCCGGCcactgagaagaaggtggaggagaagaagaaggacaagcAGAAGGCTGCCGTGCTTTCTACTACTGCAAGGGCTAaggcgagggagagggTCAAGAAGGCCGAAGCGGGTGAGGTTATGGAGACCGACGACAAGGCTGAAGAGAGtgggaagggcaaggatgcCGCGCCTACACCAAAAAAATCTAAACCATCTGAgccatcctctttcaaaaTCCCGAACATGTCCCGCGTTACCCCGTCACAATTGGCATACGTCACCTTCCCTACTTCGGGACGATACACGCCCGTCCGACCTCTTGaccactctcctctttctggCTCTAATATTAACGGTAAACCATCAACGTTAGCGTCAGGAGCGAGTGCGAGTGGCAGTATCGTGGTTCTTCGAGACGAAAAGCCCGAGGAGCCTGCAGAGTATATTGAACTGAGTAAGGAGTTGTGGCCTGGATGGCTGCCGGCAAACCCCgaagcggcagcagctaTTTTGGCGCAGGCTACCGCAGAAGGGTCTGGTGGGGCGCCGGGTTCGGGTGTTACTGGGCAagctcaacaacaacagcaagagcccgaggaggaggcagaGGCCCCACCAGCGTTTGAGTACCCgtttgaggatgagtaG
- a CDS encoding hypothetical protein (Similar to gi|46433019|gb|EAK92476.1| hypothetical protein CaO19.6632 [Candida albicans SC5314], FASTA scores: opt: 3247, E(): 4.3e-183, (63.145% identity (82.516% similar) in 795 aa overlap (1-782:1-789)); HMMPfam hit to Aconitase, Aconitase family (aconitate hydratase), score: 748.9, E(): 2.7e-222; HMMPfam hit to Aconitase_C, Aconitase C-terminal domain, score: 164.5, E(): 2.3e-46) has translation MIRPRPSIARPLARGLATPAQLPVKDCTSITPPYPRLLKTLDNVRQVLPKNSKLTLAEKILYAHLRNPEESLGGGGKIRGERYLKLRPDRVAMQDASAQMALLQFMTCRLPSCAVPASIHCDHLIQAQTGAASDLSRSIDANKEVFDFLQSAATKYGIEFWKPGSGIIHQIVLENYAAPGLLMLGTDSHTPNAGGLGMLAIGVGGADAVDALTDTPWELKAPLVTGVKLTGELKGWATPKDLILHLAGKLTVRGGTGRIIEYFGPGVTAQSCTGLATIANMGAEVGATTSTFPYSANMRQYLHATGRGPVADAADAAAAKGFLQADQGAEYDEVIEINLSELEPHLNGPFTPDLATPLSGFSSFLNENKYPTTLSSALIGSCTNSSYEDMSRVASIAEQAKAAGLKSKVPFLVTPGSELIRATIERDGLQGTLEDVGATVLANACGPCIGQWKRDEKKGEDNAILTSFNRNFKARNDGNLKTMNFLASPEIVTAMAFSGDLNFNPVTDSIPTPNGAFKFSPPSGDRLPPTGYTPGDLSYAPSPSPKPEPSTQIAISPSSTRLEILEPFGTNFPSGGGELPQLTCLMRVRGKCTTDHISAAGAWLKYKGHLSNISENTLMTAVNDEGGQINVARDAGGEEDTIPKTMQKYKAREEPWMLVVDDNYGEGSAREHAALQPRFYGCALILARSFARIHETNLKKQGILPLWFVDKADYAKISAHDKVTTKGLEDVMAGKGGEIVKIVVEKPSGEKVEIEARHTLSKDQIEWLRAGSALNWIGEQARKAGKV, from the exons ATGATCAGACCGCGCCCATCGATCGCCCGCCCTCTCGCTCGCGGCCTCGCCACCCCCGCACAGCTCCCCGTCAAGGACTGCACAAGCATCACTCCCCCCTACCCTCGTCTCCTCAAGACCCTCGACAATGTCAGACAAGTTCTCCCTAAGAACTCCAAGTTGACCCTCGCAGAGAAGATCCTCTACGCCCACTTGAGAAATCCGGAGGAGAGCttgggaggtggtggaaagaTTCGAGGAGAGCGGTATCTCAAGCTCAGACCGGATCGTGTTGCCATGCAG GATGCATCCGCTCAAATGGCTTTGCTCCAATTCATGACATGTCGACTTCCCTCATGTGCTGTCCCCGCCTCTATCCACTGCGACCACCTTATCCAAGCCCAAACAGGTGCTGCCTCTGATCTCTCCCGTTCAATCGACGCCAACAAGGAAGTCTTTGACTTTCTTCAATCCGCCGCGACCAAATATGGTATCGAGTTCTGGAAGCCTGGAAGTGGTATCATCCACCAGATCGTCCTCGAGAACTATGCGGCCCCTGGTCTTTTGATGCTCGGTACCGACTCGCATACCCCTAATGCTGGCGGTTTGGGTATGTTGGCTATCGGCGTTGGTGGTGCCGATGCCGTCGACGCTTTGACAGACACTCCTTGGGAGTTGAAGGCGCCTCTGGTGACTGGTGTCAAGCTGACTGGTGAGCTGAAGGGATGGGCTACCCCCAAGGACTTGATTCTTCACCTCGCCGGAAAGCTTACCGTACGA GGCGGTACTGGTCGTATCATCGAGTACTTTGGACCTGGCGTCACCGCACAGTCCTGTACCGGTCTTGCCACCATTGCTAACATGGGTGCCGAAGTGGGCGCTACAACCTCTACCTTCCCCTACTCTGCCAACATGCGACAGTACCTCCACGCTACCGGCCGCGGCCCCGTCGCTGACGCTGCGGACGCTGCCGCCGCCAAGGGCTTCCTCCAGGCGGACCAAGGTGCCGAATATGACGAGGTCATTGAGATCAACCTTTCCGAGCTCGAACCCCACCTCAACGGCCCCTTCACTCCTGATCTCGCTACCCCTCTTTCTggcttctcttccttcctcaacgaGAACAAATACCCTACCACTCTTTCTTCCGCTTTGATCGGTTCATGTACCAACTCTTCTTACGAAGACATGTCCCGAGTCGCCTCCATCGCCGAACAAGCCAAGGCTGCCGGACTCAAGTCCAAGGttcccttcctcgtcaCCCCCGGTTCCGAACTCATCCGAGCCACTATTGAACGGGATGGTCTCCAGGGCACTTTGGAAGATGTCGGCGCGACTGTCCTTGCCAACGCCTGTGGACCTTGTATTGGTCAATGGAAGcgagatgagaagaagggggaggaCAATGCGATTTTGACTTCTTTCAACCGAAACTTTAAGGCTCGAAACGATGGTAACCTCAAGACTATGAACTTCCTCGCCTCCCCCGAGATTGTTACAGCCATGGCTTTCTCTGGTGATTTGAACTTTAACCCCGTGACGGACTCTATCCCTACCCCGAACGGCGCTTTCAagttctctcctccctcggGTGACCGTCTCCCTCCTACAGGCTACACCCCCGGCGACCTCTCTTATGCTCCCAGCCCCTCTCCCAAGCCTGAACCTTCTACCCAAATTgccatctctccttcttccactcgTCTCGAAATCCTCGAGCCCTTTGGCACCAACTTCCCCTCTGGCGGTGGTGAGCTTCCTCAATTGACCTGTTTGATGCGTGTTCGAGGAAAGTGTACCACCGATCACATCTCCGCTGCCGGTGCTTGGCTCAAGTACAAGGGTCATTTGTCAAACATCTCTGAAAACACTTTGATGACCGCCGTCAACGATGAGGGCGGACAGATTAATGTGGCTCGGGATGCTGGCGGTGAGGAGGACACTATCCCCAAGACTATGCAAAAGTACAAGGCCAGGGAGGAGCCTTGGATGTTGGTCGTCGACGACAACT ACGGTGAAGGTTCCGCCCGAGAACACGCCGCTCTCCAGCCCCGATTCTACGGCTGCGCTCTTATCCTCGCCCGTTCATTCGCCCGTATCCACGAGACCAACCTCAAGAAGCAAGgtatccttcctctctgGTTCGTCGACAAGGCCGACTATGCCAAAATCTCTGCGCATGACAAGGTCACCACCAAGGGTCTTGAAGACGTGATGGCTGGAAAGGGTGGGGAGATTGTCAAGATTGTGGTGGAGAAGCCTAGTGGGGAGAAGGTCGAGATTGAGGCGAGGCATACGTTGAGTAAAGATCAGATAGAGTGGTTGAGGGCGGGAAGCGCTTTGAACTGGATTGGTGAGCAGGCTAGGAAGGCCGGTAAGGTCTAA